Proteins from a single region of Paraburkholderia sp. PGU19:
- a CDS encoding SMP-30/gluconolactonase/LRE family protein, producing MQTLECVLPAAAALGECPRWDERRAKLWWVDINAPALNCFDPKTGENIAIPMPENIGCFSLTEDDGFIAGMRTGIFLLDAKGQVVRKLCANAENPATSRFNDGRCDARGRFWLGTLDEPKAGDAAALYRYANGALTKIDAGLLTSNGMGFSPDYRWCYHSDTPRFTIYRHPYDIDSGEVGPREDWVKFQPTPTDRGRPDGASVDSEGYYWSALYEGGRVVRISPEGKVVEEHPLPARCPTMCTFGGDDLRTLYVTTARGGRPAEEIEKFPQSGGVFAMRVSVPGLIEKRSALRVTE from the coding sequence ATGCAGACATTGGAATGTGTGTTGCCCGCCGCCGCCGCGCTCGGCGAATGTCCGCGCTGGGACGAGCGCCGCGCGAAGCTGTGGTGGGTCGATATCAACGCGCCCGCGCTGAACTGTTTCGATCCGAAGACGGGCGAGAACATCGCGATTCCGATGCCTGAGAACATTGGCTGCTTCTCGCTGACCGAGGACGATGGTTTCATCGCGGGCATGCGCACAGGCATCTTTTTGCTCGATGCGAAAGGACAGGTTGTGCGCAAGCTATGCGCGAACGCCGAGAACCCCGCGACGAGCCGCTTCAACGACGGCCGTTGCGACGCGCGCGGACGCTTCTGGCTCGGCACGCTCGACGAGCCGAAGGCGGGCGATGCGGCGGCGCTGTATCGCTACGCGAACGGCGCCTTGACGAAGATCGACGCAGGCCTGCTCACGTCGAATGGCATGGGGTTCAGCCCTGACTATCGCTGGTGTTATCACTCGGATACGCCGCGCTTCACGATCTACCGTCATCCGTACGACATCGACAGCGGCGAGGTCGGGCCGCGCGAGGACTGGGTGAAGTTCCAGCCGACGCCGACGGATCGCGGGCGTCCCGATGGCGCGTCGGTGGATAGCGAAGGCTACTACTGGTCGGCGTTGTATGAGGGCGGGCGCGTCGTGCGCATTTCGCCCGAGGGCAAGGTGGTCGAAGAACATCCGCTGCCTGCGCGCTGCCCGACGATGTGCACGTTCGGCGGCGACGATCTGCGTACGCTCTACGTGACGACGGCGCGTGGCGGGCGTCCCGCGGAAGAGATCGAAAAATTTCCGCAATCGGGCGGAGTATTCGCGATGCGCGTATCGGTGCCGGGTCTGATCGAGAAGCGCAGCGCGCTACGCGTGACGGAGTAA
- a CDS encoding class I SAM-dependent methyltransferase — protein MDTTQHTNEIEQDYDDNPYYSFSYEQSAPEHLAAVAHVFGLLAPDVSKARVLELGCAAGRNLIPFAVRNPGARVIGVDLSGVQVKEGRQNIKRLKLKNVELRQQDLATLGEVDGKFDYIICHGVYSWVPQAVQQAILRICSENLSADGIAYVGYKTYPGWKSREIVRDAMLLRAGELKRAGERLAHGRGMIDFLREYARKDSVVARAVEQDHEMINNNDAGFSAYVNHDYLALSNAPCYFQDFTKRIGEHGLAYLADANLPSMFASNYGDEIGRLLLAECGHSQVLTEQYLDFVSDRAFRTSLIVHQERAGGIQYRVEHERLRTLHLAASLKCADGHVRMDDSPQRFDAENDRSIILNHAIDKAAAIELERAWPFTMSFDALKRNVQTHLGNDAALPDSDIEARLGVLFNAIVVRGLGRFRLHPLTRSAGNARLHAAVRNYPAGLPRGQMAHTFNPWHQPVQMDAVTQLLLPHIDGSRNEADLLGILSKAVEEGALTVSHPAGESGEAGERIVLARELERALKLLCA, from the coding sequence ATGGACACCACACAGCACACGAACGAGATCGAGCAGGACTACGACGATAACCCTTACTACTCATTCTCCTATGAGCAGTCCGCGCCGGAACACCTTGCGGCCGTCGCGCATGTGTTCGGGCTGCTCGCGCCCGATGTGAGCAAGGCGCGCGTGCTCGAACTGGGTTGCGCGGCAGGCAGGAATCTCATTCCGTTCGCCGTGCGCAATCCCGGCGCGCGTGTGATCGGCGTCGATCTCTCCGGCGTGCAGGTCAAGGAAGGGCGCCAAAACATCAAACGGTTGAAGCTGAAGAACGTCGAGTTGCGACAGCAGGATCTCGCGACGCTGGGCGAGGTGGACGGGAAGTTCGACTACATCATCTGTCACGGCGTGTACAGCTGGGTGCCGCAAGCCGTGCAGCAGGCTATCTTGCGCATCTGTAGCGAGAACCTGTCGGCGGACGGCATTGCTTACGTCGGCTACAAGACGTATCCGGGATGGAAGTCGCGCGAGATCGTGCGCGATGCGATGCTGTTGCGCGCCGGCGAACTGAAACGCGCTGGCGAACGTCTCGCACATGGACGCGGCATGATCGATTTTCTGCGCGAGTATGCGAGGAAGGACAGCGTGGTGGCGCGTGCGGTCGAGCAGGATCACGAGATGATCAACAACAACGACGCGGGCTTCTCCGCCTATGTGAATCACGACTATCTGGCGTTGTCGAACGCGCCGTGTTACTTCCAGGACTTCACGAAACGGATCGGCGAACACGGGCTCGCGTATCTCGCCGATGCGAACCTGCCTTCGATGTTCGCGTCCAACTACGGCGATGAGATTGGGCGGCTGCTGCTGGCGGAATGCGGTCACAGCCAGGTGCTGACCGAACAGTATCTGGACTTCGTGAGCGACCGGGCGTTCCGGACTTCGCTGATCGTGCATCAGGAACGCGCGGGCGGCATCCAGTATCGCGTCGAACATGAGCGTCTGCGCACGTTACATCTCGCGGCGTCGTTGAAGTGCGCGGACGGCCACGTCCGCATGGACGATTCTCCGCAGCGTTTCGACGCGGAGAACGACCGCTCGATCATATTGAACCACGCCATCGACAAGGCGGCCGCGATCGAACTCGAACGGGCGTGGCCATTCACGATGAGCTTCGACGCGTTGAAACGCAATGTGCAGACACATCTGGGCAACGATGCAGCGCTGCCCGATAGCGACATCGAAGCGCGGCTCGGCGTGCTCTTCAACGCAATCGTCGTCAGAGGGCTGGGCCGTTTCCGGCTTCATCCGTTGACGCGAAGCGCAGGCAATGCGCGTCTGCATGCCGCCGTGCGCAACTATCCCGCAGGGCTTCCGCGAGGGCAAATGGCGCACACGTTCAATCCCTGGCATCAACCCGTCCAGATGGATGCGGTTACGCAGTTGCTGTTGCCTCATATCGATGGCAGCCGCAACGAGGCGGACCTGCTTGGAATACTGTCGAAAGCGGTCGAGGAGGGCGCGTTGACCGTTTCGCATCCGGCGGGTGAAAGCGGTGAGGCGGGCGAACGTATCGTGCTGGCGCGCGAACTGGAGCGCGCGCTGAAGCTACTGTGCGCGTGA
- the cobA gene encoding uroporphyrinogen-III C-methyltransferase: MNTGKVTLVSAGPGDLDLLTFRAAKAIAAADVLLIDDLVNDEIATLKAPHARVVKVGKRGGCKSTPQAFIQRLMRRYALQGKHVVRIKGGDALLFGRAGEEIADLRRAGIDVEIVNGISSGFAAAASIGVSLTHRDHCQGVIFVTAHLRDGTEPDWAMLAATGMTLAIYMGASRIDSITEALSETLAPDTPAAVVQWAGTAREKRVCAPLGEIAASAAAQQIASPAVILIGGAIGEAMAELAARGEPLRRLSA, encoded by the coding sequence ATGAACACGGGCAAAGTCACACTCGTCAGCGCAGGACCCGGCGACCTCGATCTGCTGACCTTCAGGGCGGCCAAGGCGATCGCTGCCGCCGACGTGCTGTTGATCGACGACCTCGTGAACGACGAGATCGCGACGCTGAAAGCGCCGCATGCCCGCGTCGTCAAGGTCGGCAAACGCGGCGGCTGCAAGTCCACGCCGCAAGCGTTCATTCAACGCCTGATGCGCCGCTATGCGCTGCAAGGCAAGCACGTGGTACGCATCAAGGGCGGCGACGCGCTGCTGTTCGGCCGCGCCGGCGAAGAGATCGCGGACCTGCGGCGCGCAGGGATCGACGTCGAGATCGTCAACGGCATCTCGTCGGGCTTCGCGGCAGCGGCCTCGATCGGCGTGTCGCTGACGCACCGCGATCACTGCCAGGGCGTGATCTTCGTGACGGCGCATCTGCGCGACGGCACCGAGCCCGACTGGGCGATGCTCGCGGCGACGGGCATGACGCTCGCGATCTACATGGGCGCGAGCCGCATCGACAGCATCACAGAGGCATTGAGCGAGACGCTAGCCCCCGATACGCCCGCTGCCGTCGTGCAGTGGGCAGGCACAGCGCGCGAGAAGCGGGTTTGCGCACCGCTCGGCGAAATCGCGGCGAGCGCGGCGGCGCAACAGATTGCCAGTCCGGCTGTGATCCTGATTGGTGGCGCGATCGGCGAGGCGATGGCGGAACTGGCCGCGCGCGGCGAACCGCTGCGCCGGCTGAGCGCGTGA
- a CDS encoding CBS domain-containing protein, translating into MSISSVLHWCFGTQRHHMGLDHGNGESGDGERRSPERQDERQVLLDELRRQAYLRDLLRLTCADVMRKPPVTVSVNETIGGALATLDAHHIKLLPVVDAEGRLKGVVTHVDLQPLDEVLPFLKLASDTVAPESERREWPVTTVMSSHAQYVDATAPLTEVIPLFTKNGHHHLPVADEDGRVVGMLTQADIMKIMYGHPGGV; encoded by the coding sequence ATGTCGATTTCGTCGGTATTGCACTGGTGTTTCGGAACCCAGCGGCATCATATGGGACTCGACCACGGCAACGGGGAATCGGGCGACGGCGAGCGGCGTTCGCCGGAGCGGCAGGACGAACGGCAGGTGCTGCTCGACGAACTGCGTCGGCAGGCGTATCTGCGCGATCTGCTGCGGCTCACGTGCGCGGATGTGATGCGCAAACCGCCCGTCACGGTGTCCGTCAATGAAACCATCGGCGGCGCGCTGGCGACGCTGGACGCGCACCACATCAAGCTGCTGCCCGTCGTCGATGCGGAAGGGCGCCTCAAAGGCGTCGTCACGCACGTCGATCTGCAGCCGCTGGACGAAGTGCTGCCTTTTCTCAAGCTCGCTTCCGACACCGTCGCACCCGAGAGCGAACGGCGCGAATGGCCTGTCACGACGGTGATGTCGAGCCACGCGCAGTACGTCGACGCGACGGCGCCGCTCACGGAAGTCATCCCGCTCTTCACGAAGAACGGCCATCATCATCTGCCTGTTGCGGATGAGGATGGGCGCGTCGTCGGCATGCTGACTCAGGCCGATATCATGAAGATCATGTACGGCCATCCGGGCGGCGTGTAA
- the mnmH gene encoding tRNA 2-selenouridine(34) synthase MnmH: MNSLLVPLDQIADFDEIVDVRTPLEFAEDHIPGAINAPVLSNEERVIIGTMYAQVSPFEATRQGAAMVSRNIAAHLETTFADRPRNWRPLIYCWRGGKRSGSMATWFNLIGWRARQLDGGYKTYRRNVVALLDTLPRQFRYIVLAGHTGSGKTRLLNALAGADAQTLDLEALAAHRGSILGMLPNEPQPSQKAFDTALVGTLHGFDANQPVFVEAESRRIGSISLPASLTEQIRRGSCVAVVTERDERIRLLLQDYAHLFDDRGLFKSQLARLVELHGRARIGEWHNMIDEDRRVELFEQLIDLHYDPAYARSTGKHFARLPESTRFALRPTAADLHEQACALLAQLHSSSDEPAFR; this comes from the coding sequence TTGAACTCGCTTCTCGTCCCGCTTGACCAGATCGCGGACTTCGATGAAATCGTCGACGTCCGCACGCCGCTCGAATTCGCCGAGGACCACATTCCCGGCGCGATCAACGCGCCCGTGCTGTCCAACGAGGAGCGCGTGATCATCGGCACGATGTACGCGCAGGTGTCGCCGTTCGAGGCGACGCGGCAAGGTGCCGCAATGGTGTCGCGCAACATCGCCGCGCATCTGGAGACGACCTTCGCCGACCGTCCGCGCAACTGGCGTCCGCTGATTTACTGCTGGCGCGGCGGCAAGCGTTCCGGGTCGATGGCGACGTGGTTCAATCTGATCGGCTGGCGCGCGCGGCAACTGGACGGCGGCTACAAGACCTACCGCCGCAACGTCGTCGCACTGCTCGACACGCTGCCACGGCAATTTCGGTACATCGTGCTCGCGGGCCACACGGGCAGCGGCAAGACGCGTCTGCTGAACGCGCTTGCAGGGGCCGACGCGCAGACCCTCGACCTCGAAGCACTGGCCGCGCATCGTGGCTCGATACTCGGCATGCTGCCCAACGAGCCGCAACCCTCGCAGAAAGCGTTCGATACCGCACTCGTCGGCACCTTGCATGGGTTCGACGCGAACCAGCCCGTGTTCGTCGAAGCGGAAAGCCGCCGTATCGGGTCCATTTCGTTGCCCGCTTCGTTGACGGAACAGATTCGTCGCGGCTCGTGCGTCGCGGTGGTCACGGAGCGCGACGAGCGCATCCGCCTGCTGCTGCAGGACTACGCGCACCTGTTCGACGACCGCGGCCTCTTCAAGTCGCAACTCGCGCGGCTCGTCGAATTGCATGGACGAGCGCGAATCGGTGAATGGCACAACATGATCGACGAAGACCGCCGTGTCGAGCTATTCGAGCAGTTGATCGATCTGCATTACGACCCCGCGTATGCGCGCAGCACAGGCAAGCACTTTGCGCGGCTGCCCGAGTCGACACGTTTCGCGCTTCGTCCCACGGCTGCCGATCTCCACGAGCAGGCTTGCGCGCTGCTCGCGCAACTGCATTCATCGAGCGACGAACCGGCCTTCCGATAA
- a CDS encoding bifunctional diguanylate cyclase/phosphodiesterase yields the protein MLFSSTEQTSDAGFRSRFHRRSLEHQRPLSTVTMAFTVVAFIAFACARSLVTGPAVPLVWRLACAILLALLVAAIPRTKSTWIFGGIGVAYTLVLLVGIALNVIGLDEPLLWALPAIVVISVCAAPLWLTPAHFWIGTALFYAAGTPLLLSLPDPRGDVSVVCWMWILIAVPTSAVFHLGFYWFRRNHFLLEDRLARLAATDPLTGLQNRRAFLEQAALRLSKLDSGAKVSAIFLDIDYFKSLNDQFGHAVGDQALSDVARVLKELTAAADIVSRIGGEEFALLHDAALRPAAQLAETLRAAIGRIARPDGQLSASFGVAEYRPGESVMALLDRADEALLRAKYSGRNRVCAERATLVDPVRLTWTHVRAGDGTASQPIRQQWDDFWLTSHFQPLYSLSHQKQVGFEALLRGERVDGAQVPPVELFSPKPFTDQGELDRTSHALHLSNARRLIPDDAWVFLNILPATFVADGYPDQLAEIAHSAGIPPGRVVLELLESHGGSVDDMSRAAGQYRDHGFLIAVDDFGAGHSNLDRLLRIRPDLVKLDGELIRATSPGADQPILPKLVSLLHQAGMLVVVEGVETTEQLILAVESNVDFAQGYLLGRPAPTVTPPDAVHRRIDHAFDVIAEGRAHQHALFESEVRPYRQALDTGVDAWLKGVSLNDAFYDLAQMELCISCFVLDDTGRQIGHEVSGKASVIDGGSLHPVANPRDARWDHRPYFRNAVLRPGVPITSSPYLSLASGRPCIAVTVALQSAVGRCVVGAELDWSLQRLPWPTAEHW from the coding sequence ATGCTTTTCTCCTCGACGGAACAGACGTCCGACGCCGGATTTAGAAGCCGGTTTCACCGACGTTCGCTGGAACATCAGCGACCCCTTTCGACCGTGACGATGGCGTTTACCGTCGTCGCGTTCATCGCCTTCGCTTGCGCGCGCAGCCTCGTCACGGGACCGGCTGTGCCGCTCGTATGGCGGCTCGCGTGCGCGATCCTGCTCGCGCTGCTGGTCGCCGCGATTCCGCGCACTAAGAGCACCTGGATATTCGGCGGCATCGGCGTCGCGTACACGCTCGTCCTGCTGGTGGGGATCGCGTTGAATGTGATCGGGCTCGACGAGCCGCTGTTATGGGCGCTGCCGGCGATCGTGGTGATCTCCGTCTGCGCCGCGCCGCTGTGGCTCACGCCCGCGCACTTCTGGATCGGCACCGCGCTGTTCTACGCAGCGGGCACGCCGCTGCTGCTGAGCCTGCCGGACCCGCGCGGCGACGTCAGCGTCGTGTGCTGGATGTGGATCCTGATCGCGGTGCCGACCTCGGCCGTGTTTCACCTCGGCTTCTACTGGTTCCGGCGCAATCACTTTTTGCTCGAAGACCGGCTCGCGCGCCTCGCCGCCACCGATCCGCTGACAGGCTTGCAAAACCGCCGCGCGTTTCTGGAGCAGGCGGCGTTGCGTCTGTCGAAGCTGGACAGCGGCGCGAAGGTCAGCGCGATCTTTCTCGACATCGACTACTTCAAGTCGCTTAATGACCAGTTCGGCCATGCTGTCGGCGATCAGGCGCTGTCGGACGTGGCGCGCGTGCTGAAGGAGCTGACGGCAGCGGCCGATATCGTGAGCCGCATCGGCGGCGAAGAGTTCGCGCTGTTGCATGACGCGGCGTTGCGTCCCGCCGCGCAACTGGCCGAAACGCTGCGCGCGGCGATCGGGCGCATCGCGCGTCCCGATGGCCAGTTGAGCGCGAGCTTCGGCGTCGCGGAATACCGGCCAGGCGAAAGCGTAATGGCGCTGCTCGACCGCGCGGACGAGGCGCTGCTGCGCGCGAAGTATTCGGGGCGTAACCGCGTGTGCGCGGAACGCGCGACCCTCGTCGACCCGGTGCGCCTGACATGGACGCACGTCCGCGCGGGCGACGGCACGGCGTCGCAGCCGATCCGCCAGCAATGGGACGACTTCTGGCTGACCTCGCATTTTCAGCCGCTCTACAGCCTGTCGCACCAGAAGCAGGTCGGCTTCGAAGCCTTGTTGCGCGGCGAGCGCGTGGATGGCGCGCAGGTGCCGCCCGTCGAGCTGTTTTCCCCCAAGCCATTCACCGATCAGGGCGAGCTGGACCGCACCAGCCACGCGCTGCATCTGAGCAATGCGCGCCGCCTGATACCGGACGACGCGTGGGTCTTCCTCAACATCCTGCCCGCGACCTTCGTCGCCGACGGCTATCCCGACCAGCTCGCGGAGATCGCGCACTCAGCGGGCATTCCGCCCGGGCGCGTGGTGCTCGAACTGCTGGAGTCGCACGGCGGCAGCGTGGACGATATGTCGCGGGCGGCGGGCCAATATCGCGATCACGGCTTCCTGATTGCAGTCGACGATTTCGGCGCCGGCCATTCGAACCTCGACCGGCTGCTGCGCATCCGGCCCGATCTCGTGAAGCTCGACGGCGAACTGATCCGCGCGACGAGCCCCGGCGCGGATCAGCCGATCCTGCCGAAGCTCGTGTCGCTGCTGCATCAGGCGGGCATGCTCGTGGTCGTCGAAGGCGTCGAGACCACGGAGCAACTGATTCTCGCCGTCGAATCGAATGTCGACTTCGCGCAGGGCTATCTGCTCGGCCGTCCGGCACCGACCGTCACGCCGCCCGATGCCGTGCACCGGCGCATCGACCATGCGTTCGACGTGATCGCCGAAGGGCGCGCGCATCAGCATGCGTTGTTCGAATCGGAAGTGCGGCCGTACCGGCAGGCGCTCGACACGGGCGTCGATGCGTGGCTCAAGGGCGTGTCGCTCAACGACGCGTTCTACGATCTCGCGCAAATGGAACTGTGCATCAGCTGCTTCGTACTCGACGACACGGGCCGGCAAATCGGACATGAAGTGTCGGGCAAGGCGTCTGTCATCGACGGCGGTTCGCTGCATCCCGTCGCGAATCCACGCGATGCGCGCTGGGACCACCGGCCGTATTTCCGCAATGCCGTGCTTCGGCCGGGCGTGCCCATCACGAGCAGCCCGTATCTGTCGCTGGCGAGCGGCAGGCCGTGCATTGCGGTGACGGTCGCGTTGCAGTCGGCTGTGGGACGTTGCGTGGTCGGCGCGGAGCTGGATTGGTCGCTGCAGCGTCTGCCGTGGCCGACGGCCGAGCATTGGTGA
- the yfcF gene encoding glutathione transferase, with amino-acid sequence MSSANSLILYVDAQFASPYAMSVFVALHEKHLTFDMRTVDLGRHANNEPDYAATSVTQRVPTLVHDGFAVSESSAITEYIDDAFEGTPLYPADRKQRARARQIQAWLRSDLMPIRSERPTEVVFYGAQGGVLSATARKAADKLFAACDAWLAPGAQSLFDEWCIADVDLALMLNRLVLNGDDVPKHLAEYARHQWQRPSVQRWVQLQRPPL; translated from the coding sequence ATGTCGTCGGCCAATTCACTGATTCTTTACGTGGACGCACAATTTGCGAGTCCCTATGCGATGTCGGTTTTCGTCGCGCTTCACGAAAAGCATTTGACATTCGACATGCGCACCGTCGATCTGGGCCGTCATGCGAACAACGAGCCGGACTACGCCGCGACTTCCGTCACGCAGCGTGTGCCGACGCTGGTTCACGATGGGTTTGCGGTGTCGGAGTCGTCGGCGATCACCGAGTACATCGACGACGCTTTCGAAGGCACGCCGCTTTATCCGGCGGATAGAAAACAGCGCGCGCGGGCGCGCCAGATTCAGGCGTGGTTGCGCAGCGACCTGATGCCGATTCGCAGCGAGCGCCCGACCGAAGTCGTGTTTTATGGCGCGCAAGGCGGGGTGCTCTCTGCCACCGCGCGCAAGGCGGCCGACAAGCTCTTCGCGGCTTGCGATGCATGGCTCGCGCCAGGCGCACAGTCTCTGTTCGATGAGTGGTGCATTGCCGATGTCGACCTCGCGCTGATGCTCAACCGCCTCGTGCTGAACGGCGACGACGTGCCGAAGCATCTCGCCGAGTACGCGCGGCATCAATGGCAAAGGCCGTCCGTGCAACGCTGGGTCCAGTTGCAGCGGCCGCCACTTTAA
- a CDS encoding GNAT family N-acetyltransferase: MMTSTTATTLTTPQVLPQIREAVYPGDTAPLVEIVREYVRWLDMDLSYRGFEEEMQSFEQTYTLPSGMFLIAETTAEIAGCVGLLRHSNEVADVKRLYVRPAYRGLALGETLMHVLIDKAKSLGYAKLVLDSVPQTAFAQRLYERLGFTETSPYYANPVPGTRFLELVL; the protein is encoded by the coding sequence ATGATGACTTCCACCACTGCAACCACGTTAACCACGCCTCAGGTGCTTCCCCAGATTCGCGAAGCGGTTTATCCGGGCGATACTGCGCCGCTTGTCGAGATCGTTCGTGAATACGTGAGATGGCTCGATATGGATCTGTCGTATCGCGGCTTCGAAGAAGAGATGCAGTCGTTCGAGCAAACCTATACGTTGCCTTCAGGCATGTTCCTGATTGCGGAAACTACGGCGGAGATAGCGGGCTGCGTGGGGCTGTTGCGCCATTCGAATGAGGTCGCCGACGTGAAGCGGCTTTACGTGCGCCCGGCATACCGTGGGCTTGCGCTTGGAGAGACGCTCATGCATGTGTTGATCGACAAGGCGAAGTCGCTGGGCTACGCAAAGCTCGTGTTAGATTCCGTACCTCAAACGGCTTTCGCGCAACGACTCTATGAGCGTTTGGGTTTTACCGAAACGTCTCCGTATTATGCGAATCCCGTTCCCGGTACGCGCTTTCTCGAACTCGTGCTCTGA
- a CDS encoding gamma-glutamylcyclotransferase family protein, with translation MNTPDIVYLFSYGTLQDRNVQISSFGRELAGRPDALPGYAQTLLTIGDPKVVEISGKTHHPVVRPSANPADEVAGTVFEITHQELLAADEYEVSDYRRVLVTLKSGIDAWVYIAA, from the coding sequence TTGAACACGCCTGACATCGTTTACCTCTTCTCGTACGGCACGCTGCAGGATCGCAACGTGCAGATCTCCAGCTTCGGCCGCGAACTCGCCGGCCGTCCCGACGCGTTGCCCGGCTATGCGCAGACGCTGCTCACCATCGGCGATCCGAAGGTCGTGGAGATCAGCGGAAAGACTCACCATCCCGTGGTGCGTCCGAGCGCCAATCCCGCCGACGAAGTGGCGGGCACGGTCTTCGAAATCACCCATCAGGAGCTGCTCGCCGCCGACGAATACGAGGTGTCGGACTACAGGCGTGTGCTCGTCACGCTGAAGTCCGGCATCGATGCGTGGGTGTATATCGCCGCATGA
- a CDS encoding aldehyde dehydrogenase family protein, producing the protein MHTIDTIYIDGAFVRPHGDEWFDLFNPATERVIGRVRLADAKDARDAIAAAKRAFPAFSRTSKRARIDMLKRMHAAVVAKEDVLYEAIVEEYGAPVSRGRWMAQHASNVLIEAAKVLEQYEFTRRAGTAEVVMQPLGVAGLITPWNSNAGFICGKLAAALAAGCSAVIKPSEMSALQTQIVTQALHEADLPPGVFNIVTGRGDSVGAQISSHPDVAKISFTGSTAVGKTILRTGADTLKRVTLELGGKSPTIVLDDADFEQVVPLAINAGFMNSGQACIAGTRILVPRQRLAEFEARVRDEVALARSGDPRDPRTTVGPMVSQKQWERVQRYIGIGIDEGARLIAGGEGRPDGLEAGWFVQPTVFSDVTNDMAIAREEIFGPVLSIIAYNDTEEAIKIANDTNYGLQAYVFGQDKTRAREVASRIEAGRVLVNTLAHEPAAPFGGFKQSGIGREYGTYGIEAFLEPKALLGVL; encoded by the coding sequence ATGCACACAATCGACACGATCTATATCGACGGCGCATTCGTCAGGCCGCACGGCGACGAATGGTTCGACCTTTTCAACCCTGCGACCGAGCGCGTGATCGGCCGCGTGCGCCTTGCGGACGCGAAGGATGCGCGCGATGCAATCGCGGCGGCGAAGCGCGCGTTTCCGGCGTTTTCACGCACCAGCAAGCGCGCGCGCATCGACATGCTCAAGCGCATGCATGCCGCCGTCGTTGCGAAAGAGGACGTGCTTTACGAGGCGATCGTCGAAGAGTACGGCGCGCCCGTGTCGCGCGGCCGCTGGATGGCGCAACACGCGAGCAACGTGCTGATCGAAGCGGCAAAGGTGCTGGAGCAGTACGAGTTCACGCGCCGCGCCGGCACGGCGGAAGTGGTGATGCAGCCGCTCGGCGTCGCGGGACTGATCACGCCGTGGAACAGCAACGCGGGCTTCATCTGCGGCAAGCTTGCGGCCGCGCTGGCGGCGGGCTGCTCGGCTGTCATCAAGCCGAGCGAAATGAGCGCGCTGCAGACGCAGATCGTCACGCAGGCGCTCCACGAAGCGGATTTGCCGCCGGGCGTGTTCAACATCGTGACGGGACGCGGCGATTCCGTCGGTGCGCAGATCAGCTCGCATCCGGATGTCGCGAAGATTTCGTTCACGGGATCGACGGCCGTCGGCAAGACGATTCTGCGCACGGGCGCCGATACGCTCAAGCGCGTGACGCTGGAACTGGGCGGCAAGTCGCCCACCATCGTGCTCGACGACGCGGACTTCGAGCAGGTCGTGCCGCTCGCGATCAACGCGGGCTTCATGAACAGCGGGCAGGCGTGCATCGCGGGTACGCGTATTCTCGTGCCGCGCCAGCGTCTCGCGGAGTTCGAGGCGCGCGTGCGCGACGAAGTGGCGTTGGCGCGATCGGGTGATCCGCGCGATCCGCGCACGACCGTCGGCCCGATGGTCAGCCAGAAGCAGTGGGAGCGCGTGCAGCGCTATATCGGCATCGGCATCGACGAGGGCGCGCGGCTGATCGCGGGCGGCGAAGGGCGTCCCGATGGTCTCGAGGCTGGCTGGTTCGTGCAGCCGACCGTCTTCAGCGACGTGACCAACGACATGGCGATCGCGCGCGAGGAAATCTTCGGACCGGTGCTGTCGATCATCGCGTACAACGACACCGAAGAAGCCATCAAGATCGCCAACGACACGAACTACGGCTTGCAGGCGTACGTGTTCGGGCAGGACAAGACGCGCGCGCGCGAAGTGGCGTCGCGCATCGAGGCGGGACGGGTGCTCGTCAACACGCTGGCGCATGAGCCGGCTGCGCCGTTTGGCGGATTCAAGCAGTCGGGTATTGGACGCGAGTACGGCACATACGGCATCGAAGCGTTTCTCGAGCCGAAGGCGTTGCTCGGTGTGCTGTAA